One window of the Alligator mississippiensis isolate rAllMis1 chromosome 5, rAllMis1, whole genome shotgun sequence genome contains the following:
- the BAMBI gene encoding BMP and activin membrane-bound inhibitor homolog — MDRRPSCTFVWLQLELCAMAVLLTRGEIRCYCDAAHCVATGYMCKSELNACFSRLLDPQNSNSPLTHGCLDSLASTADICQTKQAQNHSGTTMPTLECCHEDMCNYRGLHDVLTPPKGETSGQGSRYQYDNSRNLITKVQELTSSKELWFRAAVIAVPIAGGLILVLLIMLALRMLRSENKRLQDQRQQMLSRLHYSFHGHHSKKGQVAKLDLECMVPVTGHENCCMTCDKMRQTDLSNDKILSLVHWGMYSGHGKLEFV; from the exons ATGGACCGGCGGCCCAGCTGCACCTtcgtgtggctgcagctggagctgtgcGCCATGGCCGTGTTGCTGACCCGAG GTGAAATTAGATGCTACTGTGATGCTGCACACTGTGTTGCAACTGGCTATATGTGCAAATCTGAGCTCAATGCCTGCTTCTCCAGACTGCTTGACCCTCAGAACAGCAATTCACCACTTACTCATGGCTGCTTGGACTCTCTTGCAAGTACAGCAGACATATGCCAAACTAAACAGGCACAAAACCACTCTGGCACCACCATGCCTACGTTGGAATGCTGTCATGAAGATATGTGCAATTATAGAGGACTGCATGATGTCCTGACTCCTCCCAAGGGTGAGACTTCAG GACAAGGAAGCAGATATCAATATGACAACAGCAGAAATCTTATCACCAAGGTTCAGGAGTTGACCTCTTCAAAAGAATTATGGTTCAGGGCAGCCGTAATTGCAGTTCCTATAGCTGGCGGGCTGATCTTGGTGCTGCTTATCATGCTGGCTTTGCGGATGCTCAGGAGTGAAAACAAGAGACTGCAAGATCAGCGGCAGCAAATGCTCTCCCGTTTGCACTACAGTTTCCACGGACATCATTCGAAAAAAGGGCAGGTGgcaaagctagacttggaatgcATGGTGCCCGTAACTGGTCATGAGAACTGCTGCATGACCTGTGATAAAATGAGACAGACAGACCTCAGCAATGATAAAATTCTTTCACTGGTCCACTGGGGAATGTACAGCGGACATGGAAAGCTGGAATTTGTAtga